A window of Bacteroidales bacterium contains these coding sequences:
- a CDS encoding SUMF1/EgtB/PvdO family nonheme iron enzyme — MLRFVLIIITVFSFLFCNAQKQQIGAEHRNGSIYAYGVGANKEQAEENVLAELFNVLAINISDSTKSISELRDKKTTYYLYKEVRKYFRKSNLTFEEKKCIYKKDKWYCSIVLDKITQKKQWENDWIKTNSLVISFYNSGVSIKENEKIKARKYFNNCLKHIDERNYLETLLIGLKVAECETIQKLKGDRNYIAEIEVYEQMESLSTSIDTLTDLYYSILFKCNDSILKDCGITFHKPKLIKNNSEGNTNISATIRDGLEVYSIKDIFNWKVNKYIEKDIREQDRKKFDDKELSADETLEIFKKYRYFFHSKYIVDTNSNTIVFHYSIKDLLAKVSKDTIIFESSESFSINVFEKSMQRRSDFTEFISQSQKRKESIIVQPKYNQSSIEETLYNVLNSPKNVSEALKSLSIKNELSSNTTIKTTTPIYKNNFSPTEILIIKDSTELNNEIVNTDFFKLDPNSNDTLRFVYAKDNNNKPYRVLGLLENGKTVGEPSGRKYLTATDFIGDIAPDKLPKKKIKIPRDEDKKEYNAPNPYHVIIDSFYYSKKITIEQYCTFLNISHVSVSKNGFCNGKPYIFINYNKCPIYYKDNEFKHRPETNDKEPVNYVSWYGAKAFCDWYSENCRLPSEAEYRCLINKTNENDSLKEWCEDDYFNVWQINKDVDQKEGSNKKFNFSWYKDEVTQLNYYLRLIRKRNPKNENLSEPFNNVLFKHKDDSLIYIDNYSVYKITKEPRDDTVEKGAEQKVNKIYIYYPYIMRSDIGFRIIKKEKKLSTH, encoded by the coding sequence ATGTTAAGATTTGTATTGATTATAATTACAGTATTTTCATTCCTGTTTTGTAATGCACAAAAACAGCAAATTGGAGCTGAACATAGAAATGGGAGTATATATGCATATGGAGTTGGTGCTAACAAAGAACAAGCTGAAGAAAATGTGTTGGCTGAACTATTTAATGTTTTGGCGATTAATATTTCTGATTCAACAAAATCTATTTCTGAACTTAGAGATAAAAAAACAACTTACTATTTATATAAAGAAGTAAGAAAGTACTTTCGTAAATCAAATTTAACATTTGAGGAAAAAAAATGTATATACAAAAAAGATAAATGGTACTGTAGTATAGTGTTGGATAAAATAACTCAAAAAAAACAATGGGAGAATGATTGGATTAAAACAAATAGTTTGGTAATTAGCTTTTATAATTCTGGAGTTAGTATAAAAGAAAATGAAAAGATCAAAGCAAGAAAGTATTTTAATAATTGTCTAAAGCATATAGATGAACGTAACTATTTGGAAACATTATTAATTGGTTTAAAAGTAGCTGAATGTGAAACCATACAAAAATTGAAAGGAGATCGTAACTACATTGCTGAAATAGAAGTATATGAGCAGATGGAATCGTTGTCAACATCAATTGACACCCTTACAGATTTATATTACAGCATTTTATTTAAATGCAATGATTCGATATTAAAAGATTGTGGCATTACTTTTCATAAACCCAAGTTAATTAAAAACAATTCTGAAGGTAATACTAATATTTCTGCGACTATCAGAGATGGTCTAGAAGTTTATTCAATAAAAGATATTTTTAATTGGAAAGTTAACAAGTATATTGAAAAAGATATAAGGGAACAGGATAGAAAAAAATTTGATGATAAAGAACTTAGTGCTGATGAAACTCTTGAGATTTTTAAAAAATATCGTTATTTCTTTCATTCTAAATATATTGTAGATACAAATAGCAATACTATAGTTTTTCATTATAGCATTAAAGATTTATTAGCGAAAGTTTCTAAGGATACAATAATTTTTGAAAGTTCTGAATCATTTTCGATAAATGTTTTTGAAAAATCAATGCAAAGAAGGAGTGATTTTACTGAGTTTATAAGTCAGAGTCAAAAAAGAAAAGAAAGCATAATTGTTCAACCTAAATATAATCAATCATCAATTGAAGAAACATTATATAACGTTTTAAATTCTCCAAAAAATGTTAGCGAAGCTTTAAAAAGTTTATCTATAAAAAATGAACTGTCTTCAAATACAACTATTAAAACAACCACACCTATTTATAAAAACAACTTCTCCCCAACAGAAATATTAATAATAAAAGATTCTACAGAACTAAACAATGAAATAGTCAATACAGATTTTTTCAAATTAGATCCCAATAGCAATGATACATTAAGATTTGTTTATGCAAAAGACAATAACAATAAACCATATAGAGTCCTTGGACTTTTAGAAAATGGCAAAACTGTGGGAGAACCTTCAGGAAGAAAGTATCTTACTGCAACTGATTTCATAGGAGATATAGCACCAGACAAACTTCCCAAAAAAAAGATAAAAATACCTAGGGATGAAGATAAAAAAGAGTATAATGCACCAAATCCTTATCATGTTATTATAGATAGTTTCTATTATTCAAAAAAAATTACAATTGAGCAGTACTGTACTTTCTTGAATATTTCGCACGTTAGTGTCTCAAAAAATGGTTTTTGCAATGGAAAACCTTATATTTTTATTAATTATAATAAATGTCCTATTTATTACAAAGACAATGAATTCAAACATAGACCCGAAACAAACGATAAAGAACCTGTTAATTATGTTTCATGGTATGGAGCAAAAGCATTTTGCGATTGGTACAGCGAAAATTGCAGACTACCATCTGAAGCAGAATACAGGTGCTTAATAAATAAGACTAATGAAAATGATAGTCTCAAAGAATGGTGTGAAGATGACTATTTTAATGTATGGCAAATTAATAAAGATGTAGATCAAAAAGAAGGTAGTAATAAAAAGTTTAACTTCTCATGGTATAAAGATGAAGTAACACAACTAAACTACTATTTACGTTTAATTAGAAAAAGAAATCCTAAAAATGAAAATTTATCAGAACCTTTTAATAATGTTCTGTTCAAACATAAAGATGATAGTTTAATTTATATTGATAATTATTCTGTATATAAAATTACCAAAGAGCCAAGAGACGATACTGTTGAAAAAGGAGCAGAACAAAAGGTTAATAAAATATACATTTATTATCCATATATTATGAGAAGCGATATTGGTTTTAGAATAATTAAGAAGGAAAAAAAATTATCAACCCATTGA